From the genome of Bactrocera oleae isolate idBacOlea1 chromosome 2, idBacOlea1, whole genome shotgun sequence, one region includes:
- the LOC106616240 gene encoding O-glucosyltransferase rumi yields the protein MNLLLFYLVLITRNHFALSTVGDANFDNVCTIESIENCSHLDIENRNIIINEVRRSLETHVPCSDEDDNNCKCYSEVITNDLKPFEKGITQQMLNNTAKYGTRYKILKHQLFRDRECMFPARCSGIEHFLLNLLTELPDIDMVVNTRDWPQVLTGLGSRIGPIFSFSKTSDYLDILYPAWTFWAGGPAISLHPTGIGRWDLLRDSISNAAIKTPWSEKLSLAFFRGSRTSDERDALVLLSRRRPDLVDAKYTKNQAWKSPKDTLNAEPAKEVLLEDHCQYKYLFNFRGVAASFRFKHLFLCNSLVFHVGEEWKEFFYFALKPWVHYVPLKSYPSQKEIENILNFFLEHDDLAREISERGSQFVLNHLRMQDIECYWKNLLLSYQKLITFKVESETELVQISPIQRQEL from the exons AtgaatttattgcttttttatttggttCTAATAACCAGAAATCATTTTGCACTTTCAACAGTTGGAGACGCTAACTTTGATAACGTTTGTACCATAGAAAGCATAGAAAATTGTTCACATTTGGATATTGAAAACC gcAATATCATAATAAATGAAGTAAGGAGATCATTAGAAACACATGTTCCATGTTCGGATGAGGATGATAATAATTGCAAATGCTATAGCGAAGTTATAACAAATGATTTAAAACCATTTGAAAAGGGTATAACTCAGCAAATGCTGAACAATACAGCAAAATATGGAActcgatataaaattttgaaacatcAGCTATTTCGTGACAGAGAGTGCATGTTTCCTGCACGCTGCAGTGGTATTGAACATTTCCTATTAAATCTTTTAACCGAACTACCAGACATAGATATGGTAGTAAATACTCGGGACTGGCCCCAGGTTCTCACTGGTCTTGGCAGCAGAATTGGACCCATATTCTCATTCTCTAAAACAAGTGACTATTTAGATATTTTGTATCCAGCGTGGACATTTTGGGCTGGTGGTCCTGCAATTTCTCTGCATCCAACTGGTATTGGTCGCTGGGATTTATTACGCGACAGCATATCCAATGCTGCTATTAAAACTCCATGGTCTGAAAAGCTATCACTGGCTTTTTTTCGTGGATCACGCACTTCCGATGAACGCGATGCTTTGGTTCTTCTGTCACGTCGTAGGCCGGACTTAGTTGATGCTAAATATACCAAAAACCAAGCCTGGAAGTCTCCGAAAGATACTCTTAACGCTGAGCCTGCGAAGGAAGTTTTGTTAGAAGATCATTGTCAATATAAATATCTCTTTAATTTTAGAGGTGTGGCTGCCAGCTTTcgttttaaacatttatttctttGCAACTCACTAGTATTTCATGTCGGCGAGGAATGGAAGGAATTTTTCTATTTCGCACTGAAGCCATGGGTGCATTACGTGCCACTAAAAAGTTATCCAAGTCAAAAAGAAATTgagaacattttaaatttttttcttgaacaTGATGATCTGGCTCGTGAAATTTCCGAACGTGGTTCGCAATTTGTTTTAAATCACCTACGTATGCAGGACATCGAATGCTATTGGAAGAATCTCTTACTATCATATCAAAAGTTAATCACTTTTAAAGTTGAAAGTGAAACTGAACTTGTTCAAATTAGTCCTATACAGAGGCAGGAACTATGA
- the LOC138855544 gene encoding mitochondrial GTPase 1, with the protein MSFREAFKLVTKQSIRWFPGHMGKGLKQMQQKLRSVDCIVEVHDARIPFSGRNPEFQHTISGGAKPHIFVLNKKDLTDIREQRKIVKELQEREGIRHVLFTNSKNQQCNGIKRILPLAHSLISNSDRYNRTGLKEASIMIIGVPNVGKSSLLNVLRNKNLRKKSATQVGNIAGVTRSVMERIKISEDPLVYMIDTPGILEPRIADDEMGMKLALVGCLPDHLVGEELIADYLLYWMNKNRRFEYVKEVGLENATDNIIEVLVSYAKGLGAERKYKNLDGQIVNIPDVLVAARKFIKNFRSGVFGGVNLDR; encoded by the coding sequence atgtcTTTTCGGGAGGCATTTAAACTAGTAACCAAGCAATCCATACGCTGGTTTCCTGGGCACATGGGTAAAGGATTAAAGCAAATGCAGCAAAAATTAAGATCTGTGGATTGTATTGTAGAAGTACATGACGCCCGTATTCCATTTTCGGGGCGAAACCCGGAATTCCAGCACACAATATCTGGTGGAGCAAAAccacatatatttgttttaaataaaaaggatCTTACTGATATACGGGAGCAACGAAAAATTGTGAAAGAGCTTCAAGAACGTGAAGGCATCCGGCATGTTTTATTCACCAATAGCAAGAACCAACAGTGCAACGGTATCAAACGTATATTACCTTTAGCACATTCATTAATATCCAACTCGGATCGGTATAATCGGACGGGATTAAAGGAAGCGAGTATCATGATAATTGGAGTACCCAATGTTGGTAAAAGCTCACTTTTAAATGTGTTACGAAATAAGAATTTACGGAAGAAAAGTGCAACACAAGTCGGAAATATAGCTGGAGTTACCCGTTCGGTTATGGAACGCATTAAAATTAGTGAAGATCCTTTGGTATATATGATTGACACACCCGGGATTCTCGAACCGCGCATTGCAGATGACGAAATGGGTATGAAATTAGCATTAGTGGGCTGCTTACCAGATCATTTAGTTGGTGAAGAATTGATAGCGGACTACTTGTTATATTGGATGAATAAAAACCGCCGGTTCGAATATGTTAAAGAAGTGGGCTTAGAAAACGCTACCGATAACATAATAGAAGTTCTAGTGTCTTATGCAAAAGGTTTAGGTgctgaaagaaaatataaaaatctcgATGGACAAATAGTGAATATACCGGATGTTTTGGTTGCAGCAcgtaaattcataaaaaattttcgaagtggTGTCTTCGGAGGTGTTAATTTAGATAGATGA
- the HP1c gene encoding chromobox protein homolog 3: MVRTVKETGFVVEKIVDKRITPEGKVEYYIKWRGYPSAENTWEPEENCDCPALIQKFEESRAKSKKRGEKKPKVEEILKPRGYERGLAMEQIVGATDETGDVSYLIKWQFCDELDLVVGEEVRQKNPEFVIDFFERRSPFQRVINERLLGVPDELRVMNMNEQQTPSGNPDITTVTVENDAADGAVTLMTGDVTQPNANESSGSIDSTAVSYSIPVPGVGNIAIDVPILDSSAL, encoded by the exons ATGGTACGAACAGTTAAGGAAACTGGTTTTGTTGTCGAAAAGATTGTCGACAAACGAATAACACCAGAAGGGAAAgttgaatattatattaaatggcGTGGATACCCTAG TGCGGAGAATACTTGGGAACCTGAGGAGAATTGTGACTGTCCAGCTTTAATACAAAAGTTTGAAGAGTCCAGAGCTAAGTCAAAGAAACGTGGAGAAAAGAAACCGAAGGTCGAGGAAATTCTAAAACCTCGAGGCTATGAACGTGGTTTAGCAATGGAACAAATTGTTGGGGCAACTGATGAAACCGGTGACGTATCGTATCTAATTAAATGGCAGTTTTGCGATGAGCTTGATTTGGTTGTCGGGGAGGAAGTAAGGCAGAAGAACCCTGAgtttgtaattgatttttttgagAGACGCTCACCATTCCAACGTGTTATAAATGAGCGTCTGTTGGGTGTTCCAGACGAGTTACGTGTGATGAATATGAATGAACAGCAAACACCTTCAGGCAATCCTGATATAACAACAGTCACTGTCGAAAATGATGCAGCTGATGGAGCTGTTACTTTGATGACAGGTGATGTAACCCAACCTAATGCTAATGAAAGCTCCGGTAGTATTGATAGTACCGCTGTATCCTATTCTATTCCAGTGCCTGGAGTTGGAAACATAGCAATAGATGTACCAATTCTAGATAGTTCAGCACTATAA